CTGGATGGGATCCAATCCGCATGCAGAGTTCGAGCAAATGCATCCCGCAGTAAACAAAAAGGAACCCATTTCTTTCGCAAATCCGTGTGAGGCGGGTGCCAAAAAGGCGTCGGAAGACGTATATGGTAAGCCGATGCCTGTTGCGGGAGTCTATACATAATTCCGCTCTAACAACTAACATATTGCAGACGAGATGTTCTTCTTTCTCGTCTGCAGTAAATCCCCGGCAGATACTTCTCAGATGCGATCAGGTCCGTGACTGCGTGCTGTCCCTTGACAATACAGAGCCTGTCGCGGAATTATTTGGAGCATAAAATCGTGTAGGGGCAGACCAATGAGGCTGCCCACATTTGGGCGGACACGCTGGTTCGCCCCTACAACAAGGCCGAAAAGCTGATGAGAACATCGTGGCACGATCTGGGATGAATTTCGACTTTTGAGACAGCTTCTATACTCTATACTCATATACTCCCGGTTAATCATCAAGACCGAAAGCTGAACCCAGATCAACATTATCCAGTAATTCCCGGAGTTCGATATCCGACATTTCCAGGAGCGGATTTTGCGCACGGTAGCGACTGCAAATCTCTCTTTGAAAAGGTCTGGAGAAATCAGAGAGAAAGACAGTGGTATTTGGAGGTATAATACGTCTCATTTCAATTCCTTAGCAACTAATTTGAGTAAGCCGTCAATTGACCACGGCTCAGTTTCCGATGACTCGGCGGTCAATAAAGAAACAACTCATGCTTTGCACCTATTGCACAGCCACTTCACTTTTGCAAGCTGTTGTGACTTGAAACGATCATTTTTGGATTGCTGCCTGTAGTGGTGCATCGATGAACAGAATCAATTCTTTTATTTAGTGTACTCACTCATTCTTTTGGGCCGAAATCAGAGAAACCAAGCGATAAGTGATTATAAATCGGATCAAATCACGCACACATCAAGATCAGCTTGACAAACAAATCTGGGTGTCCTATTCTTAAAGTTGAACCTTAACTTGTATTTCTCCGGTTGACCTCGCGTCAAGGACTACGGGCGTCATGCAAGGATTAAGATCCTGGGACATAGGCCCCGTGGCGAGGGATTCACGCCGTATAACTCATTTTTTTCTCCCCGTTCACAAAGAGCCCTTGTTCGTAACTGTCAACGCACCCTATCAAAAGTGTGGTGTGCCCTTTTTCTCTAGGAGTAAAGAATGAGCATCAAAATTTATGTTGGCAACTTGTCTTTCGATTCCAGCGAAGCAGATCTCAAAGGTCTTTTTTCCACATATGGTGAAGTGGAATCAGCGAAAGTCATTGTGGATCAATTCACGAACCGGTCACGGGGATTCGGATTCATCGAAATGACCAATCGTGAAGAGGGTCTTAAGGCCATTCAAGCACTGGATTCCAAGGATCTCGCAGGGCGCCCGTTGAAAGTCAACGAAGCCAAACCCAAGACAGATAATCGCGATCGTCGAGACCGCAATTCTCGGTGGTAACCCCCATCCTTAGCTGTTGAGCATCAAGAGGTGAGACTCGGATACCGAAGTCTCACCTCTGTGAAGACGCATAGGCTACAAGGGATGTTTCATTGTTGAGACGCCTGTGGACAAGGCAGATCTGCATCCGCAGCGTTCTAAAACTCCATTTCCGAATCCATGAGGGCCAATTTATGCCAGGTGTTTTTGTCAGAGAAGACGAACCTTTTGAGAATGCCATAAGGCGTTTCAAGAAACAGCTTCAAAAGTCGGGGGTTCTCGGAGAGGTCAAGAGACGTCGTGCATATGACAAGCCCAGCGTCAAAAAGAAAAAGAAATCCTTGTTGGCCCGCAAAAGGCTTCTCAGAAAAATGAGAAAAATGGCTCGTACATGGCGAAGATAGTCGCATCAGATATAAAGTTGTTCAATTCTGGAGAGGGGGATAAATCCATTTCAATGGAAGAAGCATGGGAGACCTCCAGTAGACTGATATAAGAGGTAAAATAAAAGATGAAAATTGCCTTCATCATTCCCCGGCATGATTCTCACTCTCAAAGAAGTTTTTACGATTATAAGTTTGGCAAGACTTTTCTTCTTTCCAGAAAGCATATTTCCTATCTATTGGCGATTCCCACTCTTGTATCGCTCACTCCTCCACAGCATGAAATCAGGATCTTTGACGAAAACATCGAGGAAATAGATTATACGTGGAAAGCGGATCTTGTCGCAATTACCGTCCGAACGATGTTTGCCAAAAGAGCTTATGAAATATCGAAAGTCTTCCAGACGCGAGGAGCCAAAACAGTGTTGGGGGGCATACATCCCTCAATGTGCCCTGAAGATGCGCTTCCCAATTGTGATAGTGTTGTGGTCGGTGAGGCTGAGGATCTTTGGCACATTGTCTTGCAGGATGCAGAAAACGGACAGTTGAAGAGACTTTATAAGTACGATACTGCCGCCGATCTGACTACCGCTCCTATGCCTGATAGATCTTCACTGTCGAAAGATAAATATCTTCTGGATATTGTTCAGACCAGTAAAGGCTGCCCGTTTCATTGCGAGTTCTGCGCAGTGCACGTATTCGATGGACGGAAGATCAGGCACAAAACCATAGACCAGGTCATCAGAGAGATTGAAGTTATCAATAGTTGTGATGCCCAATATAAAAAGAAGAACGCAATATTCTTCGCGGATGACAATATTATCGCGGATAAGACGTTCGCAAGAGAACTGTTTTTGCGACTTAAGCCATACAATATCAACTGGATGTGTCAAGCCTCCATTAATGTTGCACAAGATCCCGAGTTACTCGAGCTCATGAGAGAGAGTGGGTGCGGTGCAGTATTTATAGGCTTTGAATCGATATCGCAAGAGAATCTTGCGGCAATGGACAAAGGGATCAACCAACGTTGCGGATACCTGGAGGCAATCAGAACAATACAGTCCTACGGGATATTGGTTCACAGCTCCTTCATCCTGGGTTACGATTTCGATACCGAAGCAACTTTCGATGAACTCATATCCTTTATTCGAGAGGCCAACCTCTTAATGCCCTTGATAAATATTCTCACTCCCCTGCCGGGAACCAGGTTGTTCAAACGTCTCGACGAAGAAGGTAGGATTCTGCATAAAGACTGGAGCAAGTATGATACTCAGCACGTAGTTTTTTCTCCTGCCGGAATGTCCCCGGAAGAATTGCTGCAGGGTTATAGGAAAGTCTTAAGATCGGTTTATTCCTTTGACTCCATATTGACAAAACTGAACTACTATTGGATACGGGATTTCTGGAAGCGTTCCAATGAACTGGATCCGGTGAAATCTACGTATCGGCTTCTTTTCGCCGCCCGACTTGCAACCTTGCTCCTTTCCAATAACGTGGAACGCTCTAAGTTCATCATCAGAATACTGCCTCATGTGTTCGACAAACAGGTCAGGATTTCCACCATACTAGCCCTGATGAACTACAATAATTTCGCATATGCTCTTTAGAATCTTCTCAACTCTTGATCCCGGGACGACCACCTACCAGGCGTTGAACAGAATATGTATTCCCACGAGGGAAAGACCATAAATAAAGATCTCTTTCAGCGTCTGGTCGGGCACTTTGTGCGCTATGCGGGGGCCAATCTGGCCTCCTATCAGGGCTCCTGTCAATCCGAAAACGGCAACATGGGGAGAAAATACCCCTCCAGCAGAAACGTGCAAAATAAAAGCAAAAATAGCATTGAGGCTCATTACCACGAGACATGTTCCGATAGCTGCATCCATCCGCATCTGCAACCGATTCCGCAAAACCGGCACCAGAAAGTCGCCGACCCCGACGGAAAGCAGGCCTGTCACAACTGAAAAGGCCGGTGGTGCCCACAAGTGCGGAAACGCATCCCTTGGTGACACATGCTCGCGAGGTCTAAACCTGTAATCCTCCCTTGCAGCGACGAATACGAGTCCGATGACCAGGCAGGCAGTTCCGACGAGAAAAACAAGCGCTTGCGTGTCGATCATTTTTTGAAGCCACACTCCAAGAGCAACTCCCGGGAGCGCTGCGGCTGCCAGTATAAGAGCTAATTTCAGATTGGTCCTTTTCTGGCGAACAGCGGTGATTCCGCCTGATGCCATGCCCCCGATCTGGATAGCAAGAGAAGTGAGTATAGCCTGCGGTGGATCAAGCCCCATTACGAAAACCAGGAAAGGCACCCAGAGCACACCCCCTCCCAGCCCCACCATGGTTGCCAGTGAGGCAATAAGAATACCGGCTGGAAAATTAAGCCATATCATGTTTCGAAGTCATTTCTGCAAAAATGATGTTCTTTTTCGGAAATCGTAAATCGGCACACCGGAAATTGCAATCTCCAAAGAAGCCCGAGACAATAAGGGTTGCTAACAACTTTTTTTTGCCTCTGTGAATCTCCGAATGCATTCAATCTCGTAAGCATGGTATATTTCCCGCCATATCGTCCGTAACGGCAGGAATAATCTATGGCTCATGCCTGAAGCGGCAGAAGACCTTTCATTCGACGGCAGTAAGGAGCAATCATGACATTCTTGCGCCAAAGCATAACAATCAAGATCATGCTTCTCGTCCTGGGAAGTACGTGCATCGTACTCGCACTGGTGGTCGATCTTATGTACACCAGCTCCCGCATGTTAATTCGGGAGGAAGCTGAGATCAGCGCCAGGAACATGGTTACTGCTTTGGCGAATCAAGTAGAACAGGAATTTCTCCTGATATCCAATACTGCGGACCAATTGGCTTCTGCACTGGAAATAGGAGCATGGAGCGAAGAAGCCTTGCTCGATCAACTGAAAACAACGGTAAGCCGGAATGACAAAATGTACGGTTCCGCCGTCGCATTTCCTCCGTTCATGTTCAACTCGACACTGGAACGCTTTGCACCCTACTATTATCGGTCCGGGGACGAGATCGTTTTTGTACAGCTCGGCACGGAGTCTTACAACTATTTCCACAAGGATTGGTATCGCCTCCCCGCGAGGGAAAAGAAACCAGTCTGGACCGAACCGTATTTCGATGCCGGCGGAGGCAACGTTTCCATGGCGACCTATGCCCGCCCGATTCTGCAAGATCCTACATCGCTCAAAGGTGCAGAGTTGAAGTACGTCGTTACTGCGGACATTTCTCTCGAGAATCTGAATCGACTGGTGAGCAGCAAGAAAGTCTATTCTACGGGTTTCTGCTTCGTGATCTCGAATAACGGTACCTTCGTCACGCACCGTAATCCCGACCTGATGCTGAAAAAAACCATCTTCGATATAGCTAATCTTTACCCGGATTCTAATGCGCATAAGATAGCTCGTGCGATGATCGGGGAGCAAGAGGGATTCTACGATGTCGGGAACGGGTTGACGGGTGTGGATTCGTACATCGCGTTCAGCCGAATGGACCCTCCGGGGTGGACTCTGGCGACTATGATACCCAAGCATGAACTCTTTGCAAAAGTCGACGACATGAGGCGGGACACTTTGCTTCTGGGAGGACTGGGGGCCGTTCTTCTCATCATTGCGTCTCTTTTCGTGGCACGCTCGCTGAGCCGTCCTGTTCGTCAAATGGCTGGAGAAACTCTTAAAATAGCTGAAGGGAACCTCGACATTAATCTATCGAACATACGTTCCCATGATGAAATAGGCCAGCTTGCTCGAGCCTTTACCCGCATGACTGAGGGTCTTAAGGAACGTGAGCGCATTAAGGACACCTTTGGGCGTTACCTGACACAGGAAGTGGTAAAGCGTCTCCTGGAATCCAAAGACGGACTCAAGCTTGGAGGGGAAATACGTGAAATCTCCATTCTCATGTCCGACCTCAGAGGTTTTACCGCACTCTCTTCGACCATGAGCCCGGAACAGATCATTCGATTCCTGAATCGCTATTTAGGGAAAATGGTGGAAATTATTCTGGATCATCGAGGGATTATCGATGAAATAATCGGTGACGGAATCCTGGCATTTTTCGGTGCACCGGAAACACTGGAAAATCATCCTGAATTGGCTGTTGCGTGTGCAATCAAAATGCAGTTGGCAATGGAAGAAATAAATGCTCAAAACGAAGCTGACGGACTTCCTCATCTTGAAATGGGCGTGGCCGTGAATACAGGCGAGGTAGTGGTCGGCAACATAGGATCCGAAAAAAGAGCCAAATATGGAGCAGTAGGAGCTCAGGTGAACTTTACCGGCAGAGTCGAATCCTTTACAGTAGGAGGCCAGGTACTGATAAGTAGCAGCACATATGAGAAGCTCTCTGACAATTTGGTTATTAGCAATGTAATAAGTGTTGCAATGAAAGGAGTCCCCGGACAGGTTCAAGTGTACGATGTCCTGGGGATAAAGGGAGCAGAAGAGGCATCTCTGCAGAAACGAAATGATTCGTTGTTATCGCTTGAGTCACCTTTGACTGCCCGAATTTTCAGTATGGATCAGAAGATTCTGGAAAGCAGCGGCAAAGAGGCCACGATCACCGACGTATCCCTCAAGTCGGTTCGCCTTGTTTCTCATGCTGAAATCCTACAGTGGGACGATCTCAGAATCGTTCTCAAGAGCGAACCCAAGGACCTGGAGATGTACGGAAAAGCCATTTCCGTCCAACCGATAGATGGAGCCACTGCAGCAACAATTCGTCTTACATCGGTGTCTCCCGACGGTTACAGGCTTCTTCGCCACATCTTGTCTTCCAAGTCCGAACCGGCATGAGACGATCTTCCTGTAACTGGAATGATGATTGACGGAACACCCTCTACCCTTTTGTTAAAGGGGGGCATAGGGGGATTTTGAATGCAAATCGGTAACCTGCTTCAAATTACTGTCTACTCGGTCAAGTACATTTTGAGCTTACAACCAGGCCACTTTCGCGAAGCACTCGAACACAAAACCGAGCGCCCCCAGGGCTACACGCCTGTCGAATGTCCTGACTCAGGATACGGCAAGTGTGGTAAGGATTCTTAGGGAAACTGGCGTCCCGGATGTTTGTTGATTACCTGATTGACAGAATACGTGAAAACGTGCTAGGGAAGTCATTTATTTCCATCAGCAGTTAACAGTAAACCGGTCGGCTAACAGTTGAGGCTTTCAGGAGATTCGCGGGCCGCGGTTTCTTCCAGGGCATGCCATATGGATATGAAGCGGGACTATTATGAGGATATCCAGCTATGCAGGTCGTGGACCGTTCGCGTGGCCACGATTCTCTTGCTGGCTCTCTTGGCCGCAATTCCCTTTCTTGTGGGGAATTACACGCTGTATATACTTAACTATAGTTTCGCCCTTTTTGTATTCTGGACGGTTAGATGGTGAGATAATCCTTGAAAAAATAAGGCGTTCCGCACATACCCGGTTTTGTGAAAGATTCTGGGAAGGAGGAACGCCAGTTGAAGAGATCTATACCAGATCCGTTCGGGATTGACGAGATTCATTTCAGAGCGTGTTTCAGCGCACCGAGTTTCCGTATCTTCGTTGCGCTGGTGGTCGGTTGGGTGCTCACTATGGGCAAGCACACTATCAGCCAGGTGATTCTGACCATGAGACTCCATGAATCCAAGCACTTCGCCAGCATCTACCGATTCCTCGGCAAGGGACGATGGGAGACTGACTTTGTCTCCTATTTCGTCTTCAGAATGTTGGTAGAAACGCTGATTGCAGAAGGGATCGAGATCCTTGTGGTGATTGACGACACCTTGAACAAGCACACTGGCAAGAAGATCTGTGGCGCGGGCTGGCAGCATGATGGTTCACTCCCAAAGCATACTAAGCAAAAGGGGTATGGAGTGTGCTTTGTCATCATAGGACTGGCGATTCGCCTTCCCGGCATCAGCGATCGCATGTTTTGTCTGCCATACGCTGCCCGCCTTTGGTGGCCGCCAAAGGCCAAGTTTAATCCCAAGAGCCTGCCCTACAAGACAAAACCCGAACTTGGATTGGATCTTATAAATCTGACTCATTCATGGCTCCAAGAGGGAGAAAGACTGAGAATTGTGTTCGACCTGGGATACTGCTGCGATACCATCCTCAAAGCACGACCCAAGAATGTGCACATTACAGGGAGGCTGAGAAAGGATGCAGCTTTGTTCGCTGTGCTGGAACCTGCTCCATTTACAGTGATGGGCAGACCTCGCAAGAGAGGCGCTCGACTGCCCTCCCTGGAAACGATGTTCCAGGACCCCAATCTGGGGTGGAATGAGATTAGGGTCTTCTGCTATGGAAAACAAACTAAGCTCCTGATACATCAGTTCACGGCGCTATGGTATCATAGCGCAGGGCAACAGCCTCTTTCGATCGTGTTGTGCCATGACCCGGCCGGCCACCATGCCAATATGGTGTTTTTCGATACGGACCCTCAGGCTGCACCACAGCAGATTATCGAGCGCTACGCTGCACGCTTTAGCATTGAGATGACCAATCGAGAGACCAAGAACCTCCTGGGTGCGGCTGAACCTCAGTGTCGGAAAGAGACCTCGGTAACCCGTGCCCCTATGTTTGCTTACTGGGCCTACTGCTTTGTAGTGCTTTGGTTCGTTGGGCAATTCGTCACTGCAAAGAACCTCGTTGCCGACCCGGCTCCCTGGTACTGCCGGAAAAAGTCGTTCACCTTTTCAGACATGCTGGCAGCAGCTCGAAGGAGTCATTTCTCGCTGAGAATTTATTCGAAAGCCAGCCGAATCAATAAGTTCGAAAAACTCAACGGCCCGCGCTCCACGCGCGGACTCGACCATGCAAGAATCGCGAAACTATAGATACTTAATCTGATTGCCATAAATACGATCGTGGCCATCGGTTTGAATATTCTCGTGGGCTACACAGGCCAGATTTCGTTGGGGCATGCCGGATTTTTTGCCACAGGCGCTTACTCCTGCGTTCTGCTTATGGTGAAAGCTCAAGTTCCGTTTATCATTGCACTGCCTGCAGCAGGTTTGATTTCAGCTCTCTTCGGTTTTCTTGTCGGCCTGCCTTCCTTAAGGTTGGAGGGCCCATATCTTGCCATTGCCACCCTGGGTTTCGGTATGGCTATTACCCAGATCATTAGCCACTCGAGTTTTACCGGCGGTCACATGGGGATTGAAGCTCCGAAAATGTCTGTTGGATCGTTTGTTATCGATACTCCTGCAGAACAGTACGCGGTGATAACCATCATTGCAGTAATACTGACTGTTGCAGCATTGAACCTGATGAAAACCCGTGTCGGAAGAGCATTCGTGGCAATAAGGGACAGTGAAATAGCTGCAGAGGCAATGGGTATCAACATTACCTGGTTTAAAACACTGTCATTTGCAGTAAGCGCATTCTATACGGGCATTGGCGGAGCGCTCATGGCCTTTGCCCTGGAACATGTGAGCGCATCGAGCTTCAATCTCATCTTATCTATCACATTCCTGGCCATGATAGTTGTGGGGGGATTGGGATCGATCATGGGATCTATTTTGGGGGCTGCACTCCTTACCTACCTGCAAATTAAACTGCAGATTATCCAGGAAGCACCTGTTATAGGACCGCTTCTTCTGGACATCTCCAACATGTTTTTCACTCCCGAAGGTTTGCCGAATATCCAGAGCATCGTTTTCGGTGCCATCATGATTGCAATCGTCATTTTCGAGCCGCTCGGAATGAGGGGCATCTACTTGAGAATCAAGCGTTATTGGAAAATGTGGCCTTTTTAGGTGGTGCACGTATGCAGTTTTTCTTCGATCTGCTTGTAGGTGGCTTGTCCATGGGCGCATGTTATGCGCTTGTGGCGCTCGCGATGGTCATCATATACAAAACCTCCGAGGTCCCCAATTTTGCCCAGGGCGAAATGGCCATGTTATCCACATTTGTGGCTTACTCGCTCATGTCGAGTTATCACGTGGGCTTTTGGACTGCCATCATTGCGACATTGCTGTTTGCGCTTGTCTTAGGATTCCTTTTGGAAATAGCTTTCCTTCGACCAGCAAAGGACCCGACGGTTCTCAGTCTCATCGTCATTACCCTGGGAGCGGAGATGATCCTGTACGGGCTGGCGGGTTGGAAATGGGGAGCGAACCAGAATCCTTTTCAGGTTCCGTTCTCGGAGTATTCCGGCTTCAGGATTGGTGGAGTACTCATAACCGAAATCAATCTTTGGACCTTCGTAACGAGTCTCGTGATTATGCTCCTTCTGTTTTTATTCTTTCGCTATACAAAGGTGGGAGTAGCCATGAAAGCGGTGCAGCAAAACGCCTTTGCAGCGAAAGCCATGGGGATCCCAACCCGAAGAATCTTGACGTTTACCTGGGGACTGAGTTCGGTTACTGGTGCTGTTGCGGGAGTCTTGATTGCTCCCATTGCGACCCTGGATACCAATATGATGATGGACCCTATGCTCAAGGGCTTTGCCGGCGCGGTTCTGGGTGGAATGACAAGTCTTCCCGGTGCGGCTCTTGGTGGATATCTCCTGGGAATAATCGAAAACTGTTTTGGCGGTTACGTATCTCTTGAATTCAAATCCGTTGTAGCTTTCGGGCTCATCGTTTTAATTCTCTGCCTGAAACCGACGGGGTTGTTTGTGAAGCATTTTGAAAGAAAAGTATGAATCGGTTCTTTCGCTCTCAAGAGAGAACCACAACGTCAACGTGCTCGATTACGGAGGTGTAACCATGAAGAGAGGCATCGCTATCATCAGTGCCGTTGTCTGTCTGTTGCTCTTGGGAATGGCTGTTATGGCAACGGCAGCGGATAAAGTCCGGGGTGTGACGGACACGGAAATATTTATCGGTCAGTGGGGTCCTCAAACCGGGCCTGCCGCTCTGTGGGGAGCAGTGGCACGCGGCTCGGGTGTATATTTTGACCTGATCAATGAAGAGGGCGGCATCCACGGGCGAAAAATCAAATACTTCCTCAGGGATGACTCGTACAATCCCATGAAGACCAAGGCCATTGCAAAAGAATTCCTGGAGGAGATCGGTATTTTCGCTGTGGTCGGCGGTGTAGGCACCTCAACGGGAATGGCCGTAAGGGATTACCTCATGGAGAATAAAGTGCCCTGGGTTGGACCTCCTACCGGTTCCACCAACTGGACCGTGCCCATGCAGAAATACTTGTTCGCCCTATATCCCCGGTACACTGATGAAGCCTATGTGCTTACGCAGTATGCCGTTGAGAAGATGGGCAAGAAGAATATAGCTTTCTTCTATCAAAACGACGATTACGGCAAGGAAGGTCTCAAAGGCGCAAAAGATTACCTTGAGAAGAAAGGTATGAAAATCGCAGCGGAAGTCCCGGTCGAACCTCAGGATACCGACCTGAAATCCCACGTGCTCAAGTTGAAGGAGAGCAATGCGGATGCGGTCATACTCTGGGTGCTTCCGAAGCATGCGGCGATTGTCCTGGGCACCTCCATGGCCGCAGGTTTCAAACCTCAGTGGATAGCCTGTTCCACGCTGTCCGATTCAACCCTGATGCACAAGGTTACCAAGGGCCTGTGGGAAGGTGTGGTGTACGCAAACTTCCTGGATATGGAGAGCCCACTTGTGAA
The sequence above is a segment of the Desulfomonile tiedjei DSM 6799 genome. Coding sequences within it:
- a CDS encoding RNA recognition motif domain-containing protein translates to MSIKIYVGNLSFDSSEADLKGLFSTYGEVESAKVIVDQFTNRSRGFGFIEMTNREEGLKAIQALDSKDLAGRPLKVNEAKPKTDNRDRRDRNSRW
- the rpsU gene encoding 30S ribosomal protein S21 translates to MPGVFVREDEPFENAIRRFKKQLQKSGVLGEVKRRRAYDKPSVKKKKKSLLARKRLLRKMRKMARTWRR
- a CDS encoding radical SAM protein, which translates into the protein MKIAFIIPRHDSHSQRSFYDYKFGKTFLLSRKHISYLLAIPTLVSLTPPQHEIRIFDENIEEIDYTWKADLVAITVRTMFAKRAYEISKVFQTRGAKTVLGGIHPSMCPEDALPNCDSVVVGEAEDLWHIVLQDAENGQLKRLYKYDTAADLTTAPMPDRSSLSKDKYLLDIVQTSKGCPFHCEFCAVHVFDGRKIRHKTIDQVIREIEVINSCDAQYKKKNAIFFADDNIIADKTFARELFLRLKPYNINWMCQASINVAQDPELLELMRESGCGAVFIGFESISQENLAAMDKGINQRCGYLEAIRTIQSYGILVHSSFILGYDFDTEATFDELISFIREANLLMPLINILTPLPGTRLFKRLDEEGRILHKDWSKYDTQHVVFSPAGMSPEELLQGYRKVLRSVYSFDSILTKLNYYWIRDFWKRSNELDPVKSTYRLLFAARLATLLLSNNVERSKFIIRILPHVFDKQVRISTILALMNYNNFAYAL
- a CDS encoding sulfite exporter TauE/SafE family protein — encoded protein: MIWLNFPAGILIASLATMVGLGGGVLWVPFLVFVMGLDPPQAILTSLAIQIGGMASGGITAVRQKRTNLKLALILAAAALPGVALGVWLQKMIDTQALVFLVGTACLVIGLVFVAAREDYRFRPREHVSPRDAFPHLWAPPAFSVVTGLLSVGVGDFLVPVLRNRLQMRMDAAIGTCLVVMSLNAIFAFILHVSAGGVFSPHVAVFGLTGALIGGQIGPRIAHKVPDQTLKEIFIYGLSLVGIHILFNAW
- a CDS encoding PDC sensor domain-containing protein encodes the protein MTFLRQSITIKIMLLVLGSTCIVLALVVDLMYTSSRMLIREEAEISARNMVTALANQVEQEFLLISNTADQLASALEIGAWSEEALLDQLKTTVSRNDKMYGSAVAFPPFMFNSTLERFAPYYYRSGDEIVFVQLGTESYNYFHKDWYRLPAREKKPVWTEPYFDAGGGNVSMATYARPILQDPTSLKGAELKYVVTADISLENLNRLVSSKKVYSTGFCFVISNNGTFVTHRNPDLMLKKTIFDIANLYPDSNAHKIARAMIGEQEGFYDVGNGLTGVDSYIAFSRMDPPGWTLATMIPKHELFAKVDDMRRDTLLLGGLGAVLLIIASLFVARSLSRPVRQMAGETLKIAEGNLDINLSNIRSHDEIGQLARAFTRMTEGLKERERIKDTFGRYLTQEVVKRLLESKDGLKLGGEIREISILMSDLRGFTALSSTMSPEQIIRFLNRYLGKMVEIILDHRGIIDEIIGDGILAFFGAPETLENHPELAVACAIKMQLAMEEINAQNEADGLPHLEMGVAVNTGEVVVGNIGSEKRAKYGAVGAQVNFTGRVESFTVGGQVLISSSTYEKLSDNLVISNVISVAMKGVPGQVQVYDVLGIKGAEEASLQKRNDSLLSLESPLTARIFSMDQKILESSGKEATITDVSLKSVRLVSHAEILQWDDLRIVLKSEPKDLEMYGKAISVQPIDGATAATIRLTSVSPDGYRLLRHILSSKSEPA
- a CDS encoding IS701 family transposase, yielding MKRSIPDPFGIDEIHFRACFSAPSFRIFVALVVGWVLTMGKHTISQVILTMRLHESKHFASIYRFLGKGRWETDFVSYFVFRMLVETLIAEGIEILVVIDDTLNKHTGKKICGAGWQHDGSLPKHTKQKGYGVCFVIIGLAIRLPGISDRMFCLPYAARLWWPPKAKFNPKSLPYKTKPELGLDLINLTHSWLQEGERLRIVFDLGYCCDTILKARPKNVHITGRLRKDAALFAVLEPAPFTVMGRPRKRGARLPSLETMFQDPNLGWNEIRVFCYGKQTKLLIHQFTALWYHSAGQQPLSIVLCHDPAGHHANMVFFDTDPQAAPQQIIERYAARFSIEMTNRETKNLLGAAEPQCRKETSVTRAPMFAYWAYCFVVLWFVGQFVTAKNLVADPAPWYCRKKSFTFSDMLAAARRSHFSLRIYSKASRINKFEKLNGPRSTRGLDHARIAKL
- a CDS encoding branched-chain amino acid ABC transporter permease — its product is MAINTIVAIGLNILVGYTGQISLGHAGFFATGAYSCVLLMVKAQVPFIIALPAAGLISALFGFLVGLPSLRLEGPYLAIATLGFGMAITQIISHSSFTGGHMGIEAPKMSVGSFVIDTPAEQYAVITIIAVILTVAALNLMKTRVGRAFVAIRDSEIAAEAMGINITWFKTLSFAVSAFYTGIGGALMAFALEHVSASSFNLILSITFLAMIVVGGLGSIMGSILGAALLTYLQIKLQIIQEAPVIGPLLLDISNMFFTPEGLPNIQSIVFGAIMIAIVIFEPLGMRGIYLRIKRYWKMWPF
- a CDS encoding branched-chain amino acid ABC transporter permease — protein: MQFFFDLLVGGLSMGACYALVALAMVIIYKTSEVPNFAQGEMAMLSTFVAYSLMSSYHVGFWTAIIATLLFALVLGFLLEIAFLRPAKDPTVLSLIVITLGAEMILYGLAGWKWGANQNPFQVPFSEYSGFRIGGVLITEINLWTFVTSLVIMLLLFLFFRYTKVGVAMKAVQQNAFAAKAMGIPTRRILTFTWGLSSVTGAVAGVLIAPIATLDTNMMMDPMLKGFAGAVLGGMTSLPGAALGGYLLGIIENCFGGYVSLEFKSVVAFGLIVLILCLKPTGLFVKHFERKV
- a CDS encoding ABC transporter substrate-binding protein, which codes for MKRGIAIISAVVCLLLLGMAVMATAADKVRGVTDTEIFIGQWGPQTGPAALWGAVARGSGVYFDLINEEGGIHGRKIKYFLRDDSYNPMKTKAIAKEFLEEIGIFAVVGGVGTSTGMAVRDYLMENKVPWVGPPTGSTNWTVPMQKYLFALYPRYTDEAYVLTQYAVEKMGKKNIAFFYQNDDYGKEGLKGAKDYLEKKGMKIAAEVPVEPQDTDLKSHVLKLKESNADAVILWVLPKHAAIVLGTSMAAGFKPQWIACSTLSDSTLMHKVTKGLWEGVVYANFLDMESPLVKKYLEAQKKFAPKEQETGVFFVAGFLFAEPLVEGLRRAGKDLNPDSFVKAMESIQHWNDWLGYDCTFGPNERQGMKAVYLSKCGQGGKPEKISDWLKFDTAK